The Raphanus sativus cultivar WK10039 chromosome 2, ASM80110v3, whole genome shotgun sequence genome includes a region encoding these proteins:
- the LOC108841839 gene encoding indole-3-acetic acid-amido synthetase GH3.15: MLPRFDPTNPLACMSVLEDVTSNAKQIQDSVLEAILSRNAQTEYLKGFLNGQLDKQSFKKNLPLVTYEDYRSYIDRIADGESSNLICDRPISLFLASTGTSGGYPKLIPLTAEDMEQRILFASLYAPLVFKHIGGLTEGKSLMFYFVTRESETASGLIVRFMLTCVLKSVNPSNIFLWDRVQVSPHEISTCVDTSQAMYCQLLCGLVQRENVARLGAPFASSFLKVINFLEDHWTELCSNIRTGRVSDWITDAQCVSGVSKFLTAPNPDLASVIEQECSKTSWEGIVKRLWPKAKCIEAVVTGSMVQYIPLLEFYGGGLPLISSWYGSSECFIGINVDPLSKPCDVSYTIVPSMAYFEFLEVEKDHQETGHNLTKNPVVVDLADVKIGHDYELIITTFSGLYRYRLGDVLRVTGFYNNAPQFYFVGRQKVVLSMDIDKTYEEDLHKAVTSATHLLEPHDLMLIDFTSRVDSSTFPGHYVIYWELGRKLKDAKVEPHRHVLEECCFTIEKSLNSVYRKLRKNDGTIGPLEIKVVRRGAFDELMNLFLSRGSSVSQYKTPRSVSSEEAFKILEEAVVSEFLSTKTPSWEPREMHSGR, translated from the exons ATGTTGCCAAGGTTCGATCCAACCAACCCATTAGCTTGCATGTCTGTTCTTGAGGATGTGACCAGTAACGCAAAGCAGATTCAAGATTCCGTGTTGGAAGCAATACTTTCACGTAATGCTCAAACCGAGTACCTTAAAGGTTTCCTCAACGGTCAACTCGATAAGCAAAGTTTCAAGAAGAACCTACCCCTTGTGACCTACGAAGATTATCGCTCTTATATCGATCGTATCGCTGATGGCGAGTCCTCTAATCTCATCTGTGATAGACCAATCAGTCTTTTCTTGGCCAG CACGGGTACTTCAGGAGGATATCCAAAGCTAATTCCTTTGACAGCAGAGGACATGGAACAGAGGATACTGTTTGCATCTCTCTATGCACCTCTAGTCTTCAA GCACATTGGAGGTCTAACCGAAGGAAAATCTCTCATGTTCTATTTCGTGACCCGAGAAAGTGAGACTGCCTCCGGGTTGATCGTCAGGTTTATGTTAACTTGTGTCTTAAAAAGCGTCAACCCATCCAACATATTTCTATG GGATCGAGTACAGGTAAGCCCGCATGAGATTTCGACTTGTGTAGACACATCTCAAGCCATGTACTGCCAATTGCTTTGTGGACTTGTACAACGCGAAAACGTAGCGCGCCTGGGTGCACCCTTTGCATCTTCCTTTCTCAAAGTAATAAACTTCTTGGAGGATCACTGGACTGAGCTATGCTCGAACATAAGGACTGGCCGTGTCAGCGACTGGATCACTGACGCTCAATGTGTTTCAGGGGTCTCTAAGTTCCTCACCGCTCCGAATCCGGACCTAGCGAGTGTGATCGAGCAAGAATGTAGTAAAACATCATGGGAGGGAATAGTGAAGAGACTATGGCCAAAAGCAAAATGCATAGAAGCTGTTGTTACCGGTTCCATGGTGCAATATATTCCATTGTTAGAATTCTATGGAGGAGGTCTTCCTTTGATTTCATCTTGGTACGGCAGCTCTGAATGTTTCATTGGGATTAATGTCGATCCTCTAAGCAAGCCTTGTGATGTGTCCTATACCATTGTTCCAAGTATGGCGTACTTCGAGTTCTTAGAGGTCGAGAAGGACCATCAAGAAACTGGTCATAATCTCACAAAGAACCCTGTGGTCGTTGATCTTGCCGATGTTAAAATTGGACATGATTATGAACTTATTATCACAACATTCTCTG GTTTGTATAGGTACCGCTTGGGGGATGTTTTAAGAGTGACTGGTTTCTACAACAATGCCccacaattttattttgtaggAAGACAAAAAGTTGTTCTGAGCATGGACATTGATAAGACGTACGAAGAAGATTTGCACAAGGCCGTGACAAGCGCGACGCACTTGCTCGAGCCACATGACCTCATGCTCATCGATTTCACTAGCCGTGTGGACTCCTCCACGTTTCCAGGTCACTACGTGATCTATTGGGAACTCGGGAGGAAACTCAAGGACGCGAAAGTCGAGCCCCACCGCCATGTCTTGGAAGAATGCTGCTTCACCATTGAGAAGTCTCTCAACTCTGTGTACAGAAAGTTACGTAAGAATGATGGTACCATTGGACCCCTTGAGATTAAGGTTGTTAGGCGTGGCGCTTTTGACGAGCTCATGAATTTGTTCCTGTCTCGAGGCTCTTCTGTGAGTCAGTACAAGACCCCGAGGTCGGTGAGTAGTGAAGAAGCTTTTAAGATATTGGAAGAGGCAGTTGTTTCCGAGTTTCTTAGCACGAAAACTCCGTCGTGGGAGCCACGTGAGATGCACTCTGGCCGATAA